Proteins from one Triticum aestivum cultivar Chinese Spring chromosome 7A, IWGSC CS RefSeq v2.1, whole genome shotgun sequence genomic window:
- the LOC123151055 gene encoding serine--glyoxylate aminotransferase yields MDYMNGPGRNHLFVPGPVNIPDQVIRAMSRQNEDYRSPAIPALTKTLLEDVKKIFKTTTGTPFLFPTTGTGAWESALTNTLSPGDRIVSFSLGQFSLLWIDQQQRLGFSVDVVESDWGYGADLGALESKLRTDSQHTIKAICIVHNETATGVTNDLHAVRKLLDAYRHPALLLVDGVSSICALDFRMDEWGVDVALTGSQKALSLPTGLGIVCASPKALEAAKTAKSVRVFFDWKDYLKFYKMGTYWPYTPSIQLLYGLRAGLDLLFEEGLDNVIKRHTRLGTATRLAVAAWGLKNCTAKEENFSDTVTAVVVPPYIDSSEIVKHAWKRYNLSLGLGLNKVAGKVFRIGHLGHLNELQLLGCLGGVEMVLKDIGYPVKLGSGVAAAAAYLSNSTPLIPSRI; encoded by the exons ATGGACTACATGAATGGGCCAGGCCGGAACCACCTGTTCGTCCCTGGGCCGGTGAACATCCCGGACCAGGTGATCCGCGCCATGAGCCGGCAGAACGAGGACTACCGCTCGCCGGCGATCCCGGCCCTCACCAAGACCCTGCTGGAGGACGTGAAGAAGATCTTCAAGACCACCACCGGCACCCCCTTCCTCTTCCCCACAACTGGCACCGGCGCCTGGGAGAGCGCGCTCACCAACACGCTCTCCCCGGGGGACCGGATCGTGTCCTTCTCGCTGGGGCAGTTCAGCCTGCTGTGGATCGACCAGCAGCAGCGCCTCGGCTTCAGCGTGGACGTGGTGGAGTCCGACTGGGGCTACGGCGCCGACCTCGGCGCCCTCGAGTCCAAGCTCCGCACTGACTCGCAGCACACCATCAAGGCCATCTGCATCGTCCACAACGAGACCGCCACCGGCGTCACCAACGACCTCCACGCCGTCCGCAAGCTCCTCG ATGCGTACCGGCACCCGGCGCTGCTGCTGGTGGACGGGGTGTCGTCCATCTGCGCGCTGGACTTCCGCATGGACGAGTGGGGCGTGGACGTGGCGCTGACGGGGTCGCAGAAGGCGCTGTCGCTGCCGACGGGGCTGGGCATCGTGTGCGCCAGCCCCAAGGCGCTGGAGGCGGCCAAGACGGCCAAGTCGGTGCGCGTCTTCTTCGACTGGAAGGACTACCTCAAGTTCTACAAGATGGGCACCTACTGGCCCTACACGCCCTCCATCCAGCTCCTCTACGGCCTCCGCGccggcctcgacctcctcttcgagGAGGGCCTCGACAATGTCATCAAGAGGCACACACGCCTCGGCACCGCAACAAG GCTGGCGGTGGCGGCGTGGGGGCTCAAGAACTGCACTGCGAAGGAGGAGAACTTCAGCGACACGGTCACCGCCGTCGTCGTGCCGCCGTACATCGACAGCTCCGAGATCGTGAAGCACGCGTGGAAGCGGTACAACCTCAGCCTCGGGCTCGGGCTGAACAAGGTCGCCGGCAAGGTCTTCAGGATCGGCCACCTCGGCCACCTCAACGAG CTGCAACTTCTGGGCTGCCTCGGCGGGGTGGAGATGGTGCTCAAGGACATCGGGTACCCGGTGAAGCTCGGCAGCGGCGTGGCGGCCGCCGCGGCGTACCTCTCGAATTCCACGCCCCTCATCCCCTCCAGGATCTGA